Proteins encoded by one window of Torulaspora delbrueckii CBS 1146 chromosome 2, complete genome:
- the RIP1 gene encoding ubiquinol--cytochrome-c reductase catalytic subunit RIP1 (similar to Saccharomyces cerevisiae RIP1 (YEL024W); ancestral locus Anc_1.461) — translation MFSLRSTMRTSLKSMCKTQSRLISSSSVAAKSTYRTPNFGDAVQDDINPDKSRSFAYFMVGSLGLLSSAGAKSTVETFVSSMSASADVLAMAKVEVNLASIPEGKNVVVKWQGKPVFIRHRTAHEIQEANDIDISSLKDPQTDADRVKDPQWLIMLGICTHLGCVPIGEAGDFGGWFCPCHGSHYDISGRIRKGPAPLNLEIPQYEFEDGESKLIVG, via the coding sequence ATGTTTTCTCTAAGAAGCACCATGAGaacttctttgaagtctaTGTGCAAAACACAATCTAgattgatctcttcctccAGTGTTGCAGCTAAGTCCACTTACAGAACTCCAAACTTTGGTGATGCTGTCCAAGATGACATTAACCCAGATAAGAGCCGTTCTTTCGCCTATTTCATGGTTGGTTCTCTAGGTTTGCTATCCTCTGCTGGTGCCAAGTCTACTGTTGAAACTTTCGTTTCTTCTATGTCTGCATCTGCTGATGTTTTGGCTATGGCTAAAGTAGAAGTCAACCTAGCTTCCATCCCAGAGGGTAAAAACGTTGTTGTCAAATGGCAAGGTAAACCAGTCTTCATTAGACACAGAACTGCACACgaaattcaagaagctaATGACATCgatatctcttctttgaaggatcCTCAAACTGATGCTGACAGAGTCAAGGACCCACAATGGTTGATCATGTTGGGTATTTGTACCCATTTGGGTTGTGTTCCTATCGGTGAAGCTGGTGATTTCGGTGGTTGGTTCTGTCCTTGCCACGGTTCCCATTACGATATCTCTGGTAGAATCAGAAAAGGTCCAGCTCCATTGAACTTGGAAATTCCACAAtatgaatttgaagatggtGAATCCAAGCTAATCGTTGGTTAa
- the MLO127 gene encoding Mlo127p (similar to Saccharomyces cerevisiae YJR039W; ancestral locus Anc_1.463): protein MRNRHMLEEANETHWIVDVLLVDKHDLLIVEQTRMRRGGYVLRTKTNLEDIPVVNYSESVNVAASLYYDSLSSKEYIILLKKSGTLELLDTNLQIIDVLETGIEQGDNPKFITIDERSERLFINLEENALYSASLHRTDSFISFTKNAENPRKIYEAPSSISYFDAEWHFEVKSGKEFVTIAAILQSNQSGTLFEVIRQSQTESRKKKQRWDSFVELTNLNDLHDSNRPHDLGSGATLKSVSNIGFFIFSFRQIYFFGLPSGPDHYIDGSNIGKYVSFKGLSRESLPEDINDLVEMQPNVFFSQSAKGLEFKLFANYPLAVTANLDLVVENPDRYECCWRELTSACTVVTNHIATTHKVNVFPLSHQTCVLWDRWSGLEFIDNKSLSWEYFIGFSEPSALYSANVGFDFPKLVSSCALEGNKGSLQVFSEGYEQLLNDEIIFSSDEEICDIWPTTQSLWWKTKDGKLISDGVAVKTEHDIIHVTSNDELLAKNPSIATVADIWEDMHGNYVYLSDDGRVRWSGSTLSAQIPMGKKHIMEPFILACRRQHDSSLLTCIGLNDRLIILRDDSVITRGWTDVHADISSIFIIPERSAQYIILGTRNGRIKIFDIGTLNITESIRVGSKKIGLCAIPRTPYVFVYSNDDLLVLEIHQGGKCSVTRVKTDARITLMRATCTSEVYVVGRGGLFSRFRMPTELGKPKPIHQRIDTSSKCFSKFTSFTCSNRLIVTSAQSSHYSHAQTRYMNSAHLLLHDVDSQMQLHCYDLSKNYPQATIADIAAVPYEIPPSVGTLPQKLPSYAERLTLSKCFIVSLNYETADDDSLANLLLFSIDENNCSIDFHLSLNTMFSITAVSNYYNNMFLVAGECLQLFDISYLVQENTFRILPKSNPLLLSGYPTKILGGLPNISSSEQLLKFSNGGTDHRILISNLLKGLQEYKVTPDETKVVHSSEIPKKYLIRPTSSSERNFPSIDSTFGSNRMIVDCSWSQIGNIVWFATAFSDCNLEVLCIKEGEEADDERKVSIKVESQITSVVSLWPKRQALDHRREVFVPGSGNRHLFSITTARGSVFILKEATLMHVIRIQEEAENKIEDLN from the coding sequence ATGCGAAACAGGCATATGTTGGAAGAGGCCAATGAGACACATTGGATTGTGGATGTGCTACTTGTTGATAAACATGATCTGCTGATTGTGGAGCAGACGCGAATGCGTCGGGGAGGTTATGTCCTGAGAACGAAGACgaatcttgaagatataCCAGTTGTTAATTACTCTGAGAGCGTTAATGTTGCAGCCTCTTTGTATTACGATTCCctttcttcgaaagaatATATCATTCTCCTCAAAAAGTCTGGAACTCTGGAATTACTAGATACTAATCTTCAGATAATTGATGTTCTGGAGACGGGCATCGAACAAGGAGACAATCCCAAATTTATTACAATTGATGAGAGGAGTGAGAGGCTTTTCATAAACCTTGAAGAGAATGCACTATATTCAGCATCCCTCCACAGGACTGACTCTTTCATCTCATTTACCAAGAATGCTGAAAATCCAAGAAAAATCTACGAAGCACCCAGCAGCATATCGTACTTCGATGCAGAGTGGCACTTCGAAGTAAAAAGTGGAAAAGAGTTCGTTACCATTGCCGCTATTTTGCAGAGCAATCAGTCAGGAACGCTGTTTGAAGTAATACGACAGTCTCAGACAGAATCGCGTAAAAAAAAACAGCGGTGGGATTCCTTTGTAGAGCTAACCAATTTGAACGATTTGCATGATTCGAACAGGCCACATGATCTTGGGAGTGGTGCGACTTTAAAATCCGTTTCCAATATAGGATTTTTTATCTTCAGCTTCAGGCAGATTTATTTCTTTGGCTTGCCATCAGGTCCAGATCACTACATTGATGGGTCGAATATTGGTAAGTACGTATCATTTAAAGGGCTCTCTAGGGAAAGTTTGCCTGAAGACATAAATGATCTCGTGGAGATGCAACCGAATGTGTTTTTCAGTCAAAGCGCAAAAGGCCTCGAGTTCAAATTATTTGCCAACTATCCCTTGGCAGTCACTGCAAATTTAGACCTTGTCGTTGAGAACCCCGATAGATATGAATGCTGCTGGAGAGAATTGACAAGCGCTTGCACAGTGGTTACTAATCACATAGCGACAACGCACAAAGTAAATGTTTTTCCTCTGAGTCATCAAACCTGCGTTCTATGGGACCGCTGGAGCGGATTGGAATTTATTGACAATAAGTCGCTGTCATGGGAATACTTTATTGGCTTCTCAGAACCATCAGCACTCTATTCTGCCAATGTTGGATTTGATTTCCCAAAGTTGGTCAGCTCTTGTGCATTGGAAGGGAACAAGGGAAGTTTACAGGTTTTTTCTGAAGGCTATGAACAGCTGTTGAATGATGAGATCATTTTCTCCTcggatgaagagatttgtGATATTTGGCCTACAACACAGAGTCTTTGGTGGAAGACGAAAGACGGCAAGCTGATTAGCGATGGTGTTGCCGTCAAGACAGAACACGATATAATACACGTTACGTCCAATGATGAGCTGTTAGCAAAGAATCCTTCTATAGCGACTGTAGCTGATATATGGGAGGACATGCACGGTAACTATGTATATTTGTCCGACGATGGGAGAGTACGGTGGAGCGGAAGTACCTTGTCTGCTCAAATACCAATGGGCAAGAAGCATATCATGGAACCATTCATATTGGCCTGTAGGAGACAGCATGATAGCTCACTTTTGACTTGCATTGGTCTGAACGATAGGCTCATTATTTTGAGAGACGACTCGGTTATTACCAGAGGTTGGACAGATGTGCACGCAGACATCTCGAGCATATTTATTATCCCTGAAAGGAGTGCGCAGTACATTATTCTAGGGACTCGGAATGGAAGGATCAAAATATTCGACATAGGCACACTTAACATTACTGAGTCAATTAGAGTGGGTTCCAAAAAAATTGGCTTATGCGCCATTCCAAGAACTCCTTACGTTTTCGtttattcaaatgatgaCCTTCTGGTATTGGAGATCCACCAAGGAGGAAAATGCAGCGTGACCAGAGTTAAAACAGATGCTAGAATAACTCTTATGCGAGCCACATGTACTTCAGAAGTTTACGTTGTTGGCAGAGGAGGGCTATTCTCTCGCTTTAGAATGCCAACTGAACTTGGAAAACCAAAGCCAATTCATCAACGTATAGATACTAGCTCTAAATGTTTTTCCAAATTTACATCCTTTACATGTTCGAATAGGCTCATTGTGACAAGTGCCCAATCTTCGCACTATAGTCATGCACAAACACGTTACATGAATTCCGCCCATTTGCTTCTGCATGACGTTGACTCACAAATGCAGCTGCACTGTTATGATCTGTCGAAGAATTATCCCCAAGCGACCATAGCAGATATTGCAGCAGTTCCCTATGAAATACCTCCATCTGTCGGAACGCTGCCTCAGAAGCTACCTTCATACGCAGAAAGGTTGACACTTAGCAAATGTTTTATCGTTTCGCTTAACTATGAAACagctgatgatgattctttGGCGAATCTGCtacttttttcaattgatgaaaacaactGCAGCATCGATTTCCATCTTAGCCTTAATACTATGTTTTCCATCACGGCGGTGAGTAACTATTATAATAACATGTTTCTGGTTGCCGGGGAATGTTTGCAACTTTTTGACATAAGTTACCTTGTTCAAGAGAATACTTTCAGAATTTTACCAAAATCCAACCCACTACTCCTCAGCGGGTATCCAACCAAAATTCTTGGCGGTTTGCCTAATATTTCGAGTTCAGAGCAGCTTCTTAAGTTCAGCAATGGTGGCACCGATCACAGAATCCTAATTTCAAACTTGTTAAAAGGACTACAAGAATATAAAGTAACACCCGATGAGACCAAGGTGGTGCATTCCTCAGAAATTCCCAAAAAATATCTAATACGTCCTACTTCAAGCTCAGAGAGGAATTTTCCATCTATCGATAGCACTTTTGGAAGCAATCGCATGATAGTTGACTGCTCTTGGTCACAGATCGGTAATATTGTATGGTTTGCAACCGCCTTTTCGGATTGCAATTTGGAAGTACTATGCATCAAAGAAGGTGAGGAggctgatgatgaaagaaaagTTTCCATCAAGGTTGAAAGCCAAATTACAAGCGTCGTTAGCCTTTGGCCTAAACGGCAGGCGCTAGATCATCGCAGAGAGGTTTTTGTGCCAGGATCAGGGAATAGGCATTTATTCAGTATCACGACAGCTCGAGGTAGCGTCTTCATACTAAAAGAGGCGACTCTAATGCACGTAATCCGCatacaagaagaagcagaaaaTAAAATCGAAGACTTGAACTGA